One segment of Cetobacterium sp. NK01 DNA contains the following:
- a CDS encoding DeoR/GlpR family DNA-binding transcription regulator has translation MFVEERKQKILNILKQKEKVSVNELSDLFSISKVIIRKDLCQMEEENLLTRTHGGAILKRKIVDNIILKDIAKDDLEEKTLLAEKVVSLIQEGDIVFLDDSTITIIVAALLQKKKIKISVISNMLEIQKILSENKNIEIISLGGIYNSRTDSFIGEMARENLELFNPNKVFIEIGGINVDKMQLSTGSIDEGKFKSTALKVGQECYIITQSKKFYQDSIFNFSKIKEGMTIITDNNILKDFEDKLIENNVKIIK, from the coding sequence ATGTTTGTGGAAGAAAGAAAACAAAAAATTTTAAATATATTAAAACAAAAAGAAAAAGTATCTGTGAATGAATTAAGCGATCTTTTTTCTATTAGTAAAGTTATTATTAGAAAAGATTTATGTCAAATGGAGGAGGAAAATCTTTTAACTAGAACCCATGGAGGCGCTATTTTAAAAAGAAAAATTGTGGACAATATTATTTTGAAAGATATTGCTAAAGATGATTTAGAAGAAAAAACTCTTTTGGCTGAAAAAGTGGTTTCATTAATTCAGGAGGGAGATATTGTTTTTTTAGATGACTCAACTATTACTATTATTGTAGCTGCTCTTTTACAAAAGAAAAAGATAAAAATATCTGTTATAAGCAATATGCTTGAAATTCAAAAAATATTATCTGAAAATAAAAATATCGAGATTATATCTTTAGGTGGTATTTACAATTCTAGAACTGATTCTTTTATTGGAGAGATGGCAAGGGAAAATTTAGAATTATTTAATCCAAATAAAGTTTTCATTGAAATTGGTGGTATAAATGTAGATAAAATGCAATTAAGCACTGGTTCAATTGATGAAGGGAAATTTAAAAGTACTGCTTTAAAAGTTGGACAAGAATGTTACATTATAACTCAAAGTAAAAAATTCTATCAAGATTCTATTTTTAACTTCTCTAAGATTAAAGAGGGAATGACTATAATTACAGATAATAATATTCTTAAAGATTTTGAAGATAAACTTATTGAAAATAATGTTAAAATAATAAAATAA
- a CDS encoding ABC transporter ATP-binding protein, with amino-acid sequence MNNIPILELKNVFKSYNGKDMVLKNINLKINRGEFIAIIGQSGSGKSTLLNIIGALDTPTKGEIYFSGENISNYLSKERATFRNKNIGFIFQFHFLLSQFNVLENILIPSWIEKSNYSYNKKDEALKILRYMDLEEIAYRDAQSISGGQQQRVAIARALLNKPQIVLADEPTGNLDSKTSKQIYDLLREINKKYETTFLVVTHNPEIALMCDRVIEISDGEIINLK; translated from the coding sequence GTGAATAATATCCCAATATTAGAATTAAAAAATGTGTTTAAATCTTATAATGGAAAAGATATGGTTTTAAAAAATATAAATTTAAAGATAAATAGAGGAGAATTTATAGCTATAATTGGTCAGAGTGGAAGTGGGAAAAGTACCCTGCTAAATATAATAGGTGCCCTTGATACACCAACGAAAGGTGAAATATATTTTTCTGGAGAAAATATATCTAATTATCTTTCAAAAGAGAGAGCAACTTTTAGAAATAAAAATATTGGATTTATTTTTCAATTCCATTTTTTACTATCTCAATTTAATGTTTTAGAAAATATATTAATCCCAAGTTGGATAGAAAAGTCAAATTACTCTTATAACAAAAAAGATGAAGCGCTAAAAATTTTAAGGTATATGGACTTGGAAGAAATTGCATATAGAGATGCACAAAGTATTTCTGGTGGTCAACAGCAAAGAGTTGCTATAGCAAGAGCTCTTTTAAATAAACCACAGATAGTTTTAGCCGATGAACCTACAGGTAATTTAGATTCAAAAACTAGTAAACAAATTTATGATTTATTAAGAGAGATTAATAAAAAGTATGAAACAACCTTCTTAGTTGTAACGCATAATCCAGAAATAGCTTTAATGTGTGATAGAGTTATTGAAATTTCAGATGGAGAAATAATTAACCTAAAATAA
- a CDS encoding ABC transporter permease has translation MRYEIKIAYNFLAKSKGQTLFLLTAIATGVAVQVFISSLIVSLQNSIIDTVLGNIPHIVIEDGNTRDSLIKKENIYNYGNFSNERDKISNYENLIDLLKSKKEIKNIVPTLEGNVLYERQGKSVALQIRGVDLNVGDSMFKVKEKIYLGDKSVDSDKILIGKRISEDFNLSPKDIMNITLPTGDKEKFRINGIFDLENQQFNNGLVYMDIQRAQRIFNKKGYVNRINIQLNNIFLGESIALDIEKNFPDLKVTSWMKDGKQLLNALRSQTVSTTVIQGVILLSTTLSIASVLYITVVQKTKEIGILKAIGATDFSIGFIFLFQGAIVGFLGALLGCIIGLFLIKIFEWGAKPSFIIELRAILILRILLFSTISGVIAAYIPGKKSMKLDPIEVIKGE, from the coding sequence ATGAGATATGAAATTAAAATAGCGTATAACTTTTTAGCTAAATCTAAAGGTCAAACTCTTTTTCTTCTAACAGCAATAGCCACGGGAGTAGCTGTTCAAGTTTTTATTTCATCTTTAATTGTTTCTCTTCAAAATAGCATAATAGATACAGTTCTTGGAAATATTCCTCATATTGTAATCGAAGACGGAAATACTAGAGACTCTCTTATAAAAAAAGAAAACATATATAACTATGGAAACTTTAGTAATGAAAGAGATAAAATATCTAACTACGAAAATTTAATAGATTTACTAAAATCAAAAAAAGAGATCAAAAATATAGTTCCAACTTTAGAAGGGAATGTTTTATATGAAAGACAAGGAAAATCAGTAGCTTTACAAATTAGAGGTGTTGATTTAAATGTTGGAGATTCGATGTTTAAAGTAAAAGAAAAAATATACCTAGGAGATAAATCTGTTGATTCAGATAAAATTCTTATAGGTAAAAGAATAAGCGAGGATTTTAATCTCTCTCCTAAAGACATAATGAACATAACTTTACCAACAGGAGATAAAGAAAAATTTAGAATAAATGGAATTTTTGATTTAGAAAATCAGCAATTTAATAATGGATTAGTTTATATGGATATACAAAGAGCTCAAAGAATTTTTAATAAAAAAGGATATGTAAATAGAATTAACATTCAATTAAATAATATTTTTTTAGGAGAAAGTATAGCTTTAGATATAGAGAAGAACTTTCCTGATTTAAAAGTAACTTCTTGGATGAAGGATGGAAAACAGCTTTTAAATGCTTTGAGATCTCAAACAGTATCTACCACAGTTATCCAAGGAGTGATTTTATTATCAACCACTTTAAGTATAGCAAGCGTTTTATATATAACTGTAGTTCAAAAAACGAAAGAGATCGGAATATTAAAAGCTATTGGTGCTACAGATTTTTCAATAGGATTTATTTTTTTATTTCAAGGAGCTATTGTTGGATTTTTAGGAGCTCTTTTGGGATGTATAATTGGTTTATTTTTAATAAAAATATTTGAATGGGGAGCAAAACCTAGTTTCATAATAGAACTTAGAGCAATATTAATTTTAAGAATTTTGCTTTTCTCAACTATATCAGGAGTTATAGCTGCATATATTCCTGGAAAAAAATCTATGAAATTAGATCCTATTGAGGTGATAAAAGGTGAATAA
- a CDS encoding efflux RND transporter periplasmic adaptor subunit, translating to MKKKKIWIFIFVIILILIGVYILFFQRKKVEAIKVIKKDFVEKILVSGVITGIENSTLSSEINGTIEKIYFKEGEFTKKGDLLIKFNSKDIEANVRQKEAELLNMQTELEKLETVLLSNANQLFFNSNIEYKNALNEFEKYSKLYSNGYINVLELNEKRNNLAEKEVKAKNALNDLNSIKNGPNRKLILTNLKSKNEELEFEKEQLKKYFVTTPYDSYIREKYVDLGETVAPYTSLFLISSIGNKIVEIELDEKYFEKIKNGDKINIYSYGDNDIKSSGEIFFISNSVNEKNGTVKIKGSMNENLEKFIYGSTVNVEVNGKEIKNGIHVPKDYLIIKDNQYYIMTEKDGKSFEKKVEGVKVLDGYVITNNLELGENIILLNPKNLKEGEKIRYEI from the coding sequence ATGAAAAAGAAAAAAATTTGGATTTTTATTTTTGTAATTATTCTTATTTTAATAGGTGTATATATATTGTTTTTTCAAAGAAAAAAAGTTGAAGCTATTAAAGTTATAAAAAAGGATTTTGTTGAGAAAATCTTAGTTTCAGGAGTAATCACTGGAATTGAAAATTCAACGCTTTCTAGCGAAATAAATGGAACAATTGAAAAAATTTATTTTAAAGAAGGAGAGTTTACAAAAAAAGGAGATTTACTTATTAAATTTAATTCAAAAGACATAGAAGCAAATGTAAGACAAAAAGAAGCTGAGCTATTAAATATGCAAACTGAATTAGAAAAACTTGAAACAGTATTATTATCAAATGCTAATCAACTTTTTTTTAACTCAAATATTGAATATAAGAATGCATTAAATGAATTTGAAAAGTATTCCAAACTATATAGCAATGGATATATAAATGTTTTAGAGTTAAATGAAAAAAGAAATAATTTGGCTGAAAAAGAGGTTAAAGCAAAAAATGCACTTAATGATTTAAACTCTATAAAAAATGGTCCAAATAGAAAATTAATTTTAACAAATTTAAAAAGTAAAAATGAAGAGTTAGAATTTGAAAAAGAACAACTAAAAAAATATTTTGTTACAACTCCATACGATTCATATATTAGAGAAAAATATGTTGATTTAGGAGAAACAGTAGCTCCGTATACATCTTTATTTTTAATATCTTCTATTGGTAATAAAATTGTAGAAATAGAGTTAGATGAAAAGTATTTTGAAAAGATAAAAAATGGCGACAAAATAAATATCTACTCTTATGGAGATAACGATATTAAAAGTTCAGGAGAGATATTTTTTATAAGCAATAGTGTTAATGAAAAAAATGGAACAGTTAAAATAAAAGGAAGTATGAATGAAAATTTAGAAAAATTTATATATGGAAGTACTGTGAATGTTGAAGTTAATGGAAAAGAGATTAAAAATGGAATACATGTACCTAAAGATTACTTAATAATAAAAGATAACCAATATTATATTATGACTGAGAAAGATGGAAAATCTTTCGAAAAAAAAGTAGAAGGAGTCAAAGTTTTAGATGGATATGTTATAACAAATAATTTAGAATTGGGAGAGAATATAATTCTTTTAAATCCTAAAAATTTAAAAGAGGGAGAAAAGATAAGGTATGAGATATGA
- a CDS encoding mechanosensitive ion channel, with the protein MEEIKLLILNNVTLNIIASIIILLVGLALASVIVSKLEHILTKTKLFSNLEHEITGKEGGTSTSAIKILLKFIYYIFVIFIIGIIMEKLGFSRLVNPILNLLDPIFSYIPNVLGGIILLIIAIVLAKLSQKFSELFFIKLKIDEKIHSKENSVSLSKVFSEIISLVVFILILPGVLAALKLDKILIPITDMLTKFLNYIPSLVAAVLVLIVGWFIASKLRDILKGVLDSFKLDDKLSVDGRVLFEGKLSSIIANIVYILVLIPVFSASLNYLGLDVIISPVISMLNILFNYVPNVVGVALVLLIALYFGRIIENIITNLLIGLKFDSYLEKAGLKTVENNYSKLVGKCSKILIIYFAIIQSIEILNFGSLQDLSLKLTLLLGDILLGVIVIAIGIIIANYVAKIIKNTELDNKEQIANIAKIAIIVFVGAMGLRQMGIANEIINLAFGFTVGALAVAFAIAFGIGGKDLAKEKLQKLNCCKKDEKTENDKKED; encoded by the coding sequence ATGGAAGAAATTAAGCTTTTAATTTTAAATAATGTTACTCTTAACATTATTGCATCAATTATTATTTTATTGGTGGGGTTAGCACTGGCTTCAGTTATTGTGAGTAAACTAGAACATATATTAACAAAAACAAAATTATTCTCTAATTTAGAACACGAAATCACAGGCAAAGAAGGTGGCACAAGTACTTCTGCAATAAAAATATTACTCAAATTTATATACTATATTTTTGTAATATTTATTATTGGAATAATAATGGAAAAATTAGGATTTAGTAGATTAGTAAATCCAATATTAAATCTTCTTGATCCAATATTCTCTTATATTCCTAATGTTTTAGGTGGAATTATATTGCTAATAATTGCAATTGTTTTAGCAAAATTGTCTCAAAAGTTTTCAGAATTATTTTTCATTAAACTAAAAATAGATGAAAAGATTCACTCTAAAGAAAATAGTGTATCTTTATCAAAAGTATTTAGCGAAATAATCTCTTTAGTTGTTTTTATACTTATATTACCAGGAGTTTTAGCAGCGTTAAAGTTAGATAAAATATTAATACCTATAACTGATATGTTAACTAAATTTTTAAATTATATTCCAAGTTTAGTTGCAGCAGTTTTAGTTTTAATAGTTGGATGGTTTATTGCTTCTAAATTAAGAGATATTTTAAAAGGCGTTTTAGATTCTTTTAAATTAGATGATAAATTAAGTGTTGATGGAAGAGTGTTATTTGAAGGAAAATTATCAAGTATAATAGCTAATATAGTATACATCTTAGTTTTAATTCCAGTATTTTCAGCTTCTTTAAATTATTTAGGATTAGATGTGATAATATCTCCAGTTATAAGCATGTTAAATATTTTATTTAACTATGTACCTAATGTTGTTGGAGTAGCATTAGTTTTATTAATTGCTCTTTATTTCGGAAGAATTATAGAAAATATTATTACTAATTTATTGATTGGATTAAAGTTTGATTCATATCTTGAAAAGGCTGGATTAAAAACTGTAGAGAATAATTATTCAAAATTAGTTGGAAAATGTTCAAAAATTTTGATAATATATTTTGCTATTATTCAATCAATAGAAATATTAAATTTTGGATCTTTACAAGATTTAAGCTTAAAACTAACACTTCTTTTAGGAGATATTTTACTAGGAGTTATTGTTATAGCAATTGGAATTATAATAGCCAATTATGTAGCTAAAATAATTAAAAATACAGAGCTAGATAATAAAGAGCAAATTGCTAATATAGCAAAAATAGCTATTATAGTTTTTGTAGGTGCTATGGGACTTAGACAAATGGGAATAGCAAATGAAATTATAAACTTAGCTTTCGGATTTACAGTTGGAGCTTTAGCGGTAGCTTTTGCAATAGCTTTTGGAATAGGTGGAAAAGATTTAGCAAAAGAAAAATTACAGAAGCTAAATTGTTGTAAAAAAGATGAAAAAACAGAAAACGATAAAAAAGAAGATTAA
- a CDS encoding YiiX/YebB-like N1pC/P60 family cysteine hydrolase encodes MNFFYKKFYLFVFLLFMIIGCSNTNYKWQSTQTAISNSYKLQTGDIIVKDKLITDPMSWLGHSSVMISDTHIGDFPMPGSEYYTISVNAWLNEPNREVIVLRYPYFNQKFKEAFLKNVEKYGHGKYKTSFFKQKDSDFYCSKFVWFLYYKTAKDLGYTLDLDSNKGIIVFPYNFLNSPHLKQVNL; translated from the coding sequence ATGAATTTTTTTTATAAGAAATTTTATCTTTTTGTTTTTTTATTATTTATGATTATCGGATGTTCAAATACTAATTATAAATGGCAATCAACTCAAACAGCTATTTCTAATTCATATAAACTTCAAACCGGTGATATTATTGTTAAAGATAAACTTATTACTGATCCAATGTCATGGTTAGGGCATAGTTCTGTTATGATAAGCGATACTCATATTGGAGATTTTCCGATGCCAGGAAGTGAATATTATACTATTAGCGTTAATGCTTGGTTAAATGAACCTAATAGAGAAGTTATTGTTTTAAGATACCCATATTTTAATCAAAAATTTAAAGAAGCTTTTTTAAAAAATGTAGAAAAATATGGTCATGGAAAATATAAAACATCTTTTTTTAAACAAAAGGATAGTGATTTTTATTGTTCTAAATTTGTTTGGTTTTTATATTATAAAACTGCAAAAGATTTAGGATATACATTAGATTTAGATTCTAACAAAGGAATTATTGTTTTTCCATATAACTTTTTAAATTCTCCTCATTTAAAGCAAGTTAATTTATAA
- a CDS encoding DUF4269 domain-containing protein, whose amino-acid sequence MQKNFKNIEYLKNGNSKQQKSYMILKEINIFNALKEFYPILVGTIPIGIDIDKSDLDIVCKINHQNLKEFKEIVIKKFSKFKNFNLKDTFIDNHVLVINFFVKDIEIEIYASQLDSILTNGYKHMIVEERILKIANKSFKKEIIRLKKAGMKTEPAFARVLKLKGNPYNELLKFESLDDKEIEKILLKLEYIKKRV is encoded by the coding sequence ATGCAAAAAAATTTTAAAAATATAGAATATTTAAAAAATGGAAATTCAAAACAACAAAAAAGTTATATGATATTAAAAGAAATAAATATTTTTAATGCTTTAAAAGAGTTTTATCCTATTTTAGTTGGAACAATTCCCATTGGTATTGATATAGATAAAAGTGATTTAGATATAGTTTGCAAAATTAATCACCAAAATTTAAAAGAGTTTAAAGAGATTGTAATAAAAAAGTTTTCAAAGTTTAAAAATTTTAATTTGAAAGATACTTTTATAGATAACCATGTATTAGTAATTAATTTTTTTGTTAAAGATATAGAAATTGAAATTTATGCATCTCAATTAGATTCAATTTTAACTAATGGATATAAGCATATGATTGTAGAGGAAAGAATTTTAAAAATTGCTAATAAGAGCTTTAAAAAAGAAATAATAAGATTAAAAAAAGCAGGAATGAAAACAGAACCAGCTTTTGCAAGAGTTTTAAAATTAAAAGGGAATCCATATAATGAACTTTTAAAGTTTGAAAGTTTAGATGATAAAGAGATTGAAAAAATTCTTTTAAAATTAGAATATATAAAAAAGAGAGTATAG
- the murI gene encoding glutamate racemase, with product MKIGVFDSGVGGLSVLKKIKEKIDFADVIYYGDSINSPYGNKSIEEIQELCLKIGEFLIDNQVNIIVIACNTATAAALETLRERFTSVPIVGVVQPGATMAIKQSKNKKIGVISTPLTAKSGVYEKAIKGLNPKYDVFQKGCDLLCPMIEKGWESSEKNTEILKSYINQLPDEIDTLILGCTHYPLIREEIEKVVDKKIVDPAEETAMHVLFELNRLALKKGVKKSRKEKISIDYFITGDVNKFKEVGERFLGEKLSNIYQPLIG from the coding sequence GTGAAAATAGGTGTTTTTGATTCTGGCGTTGGCGGATTAAGTGTTTTAAAAAAAATAAAAGAAAAAATAGACTTTGCAGATGTAATTTACTATGGTGATAGTATAAATTCTCCTTACGGAAATAAAAGTATAGAAGAGATACAAGAGTTATGTTTAAAAATTGGGGAGTTTCTAATTGATAACCAAGTTAATATAATAGTTATAGCTTGTAATACTGCAACAGCAGCAGCTTTAGAGACTTTGAGAGAACGATTTACAAGTGTGCCAATAGTTGGAGTGGTTCAACCAGGAGCAACAATGGCTATTAAGCAGAGTAAAAACAAAAAAATAGGAGTTATATCAACTCCTTTAACAGCTAAAAGTGGAGTTTATGAAAAAGCAATAAAGGGGTTAAATCCAAAGTATGATGTTTTTCAAAAAGGATGTGATTTATTGTGTCCAATGATTGAAAAAGGCTGGGAAAGTAGTGAGAAAAATACAGAGATTTTAAAGTCATATATAAATCAACTTCCTGATGAGATAGATACTTTAATTTTAGGCTGTACTCATTATCCATTAATAAGAGAGGAAATTGAGAAAGTAGTAGATAAAAAAATAGTAGATCCAGCAGAAGAAACAGCTATGCATGTATTATTTGAATTAAATAGGTTAGCTTTAAAAAAAGGTGTAAAAAAGAGTAGAAAAGAAAAGATAAGTATAGATTACTTTATAACAGGAGATGTTAATAAATTTAAAGAGGTTGGAGAAAGATTTTTAGGAGAAAAACTTTCAAATATATATCAACCTTTAATAGGATAG
- the gltS gene encoding sodium/glutamate symporter, which yields MFEYQFNMAETLAVAVVLLLLGRWIKKKVNFFEKFFIPAPVIGGVIFSVFTLIGRLSQTFTFSFDGALKDLLMIAFFTTIGFLASLKLLKKGGIQVFIFLCVASLLVIIQNFVGVTLAKFFGLNPLLGIAAGSVPLTGGHGTSGAFGPVLEAAGATGAMSVAIASATFGLVAGCMIGGPVAKRLMQRYGLVGHKEEEFLIPEEDSKDVVKEQITEENLFHAIVYIVISMGIGGLLIPLSKKVGVVLPAYIGPMLVAAIIRNVIDNKDTELPLHTINVVGNISLQLFLAMALMSMKLWELAALAIPLVVILLVQTVVMALYAYFVTFRIMGKDYDAAVMASGHCGFGMGATPNAMANMESFTAANGPSPTAFFVLPLVGALFIDFTNASLITVFINIFGK from the coding sequence ATGTTTGAATATCAATTTAATATGGCAGAAACTTTAGCAGTAGCAGTTGTTTTATTATTACTTGGAAGATGGATTAAGAAAAAAGTTAATTTTTTTGAAAAGTTTTTTATTCCAGCTCCAGTAATTGGTGGAGTAATATTTTCGGTATTTACATTAATTGGTAGATTATCACAAACATTTACATTCTCATTTGATGGCGCATTAAAAGACCTTTTAATGATAGCATTCTTTACAACAATTGGATTTTTAGCAAGTTTAAAATTATTAAAAAAGGGTGGAATACAGGTATTTATATTTTTGTGTGTAGCAAGTTTGCTAGTTATTATACAAAATTTTGTAGGAGTAACTTTAGCTAAATTCTTTGGTCTAAATCCATTACTAGGAATTGCAGCAGGATCAGTTCCACTAACTGGTGGACATGGAACGTCTGGAGCGTTTGGACCAGTTCTTGAAGCAGCAGGAGCCACAGGAGCTATGTCAGTTGCTATAGCCTCAGCAACATTTGGATTAGTTGCAGGATGTATGATAGGTGGACCAGTTGCAAAAAGATTAATGCAACGTTATGGACTAGTTGGACATAAAGAAGAGGAGTTTTTAATTCCAGAAGAGGATTCAAAAGACGTTGTAAAAGAACAAATAACAGAAGAAAATTTATTCCATGCAATTGTTTATATAGTTATTTCTATGGGTATTGGAGGGCTATTAATACCTCTTTCTAAAAAGGTTGGAGTAGTTTTACCAGCATATATTGGTCCAATGTTAGTTGCAGCTATTATAAGAAACGTTATAGATAATAAAGATACAGAATTACCTTTACACACAATAAATGTAGTTGGAAACATCTCTTTACAACTGTTCTTAGCAATGGCGTTAATGTCAATGAAGTTATGGGAATTAGCAGCGTTAGCAATTCCATTAGTTGTAATTTTATTAGTTCAAACAGTTGTAATGGCATTATATGCTTATTTTGTAACATTTAGAATTATGGGGAAAGATTATGATGCAGCTGTTATGGCTTCAGGGCACTGTGGATTTGGAATGGGAGCAACACCAAATGCAATGGCTAATATGGAATCATTTACAGCAGCAAATGGACCTTCTCCTACAGCGTTCTTTGTTTTACCATTAGTTGGAGCATTGTTTATAGATTTTACAAATGCTTCTTTAATAACCGTTTTTATAAACATATTTGGAAAATAA
- a CDS encoding HdeD family acid-resistance protein: MQEFNKKIFTYLLVTGILFSLVGIFGIFSPTIFSIYLVDILAAFFLVSGVKNFTKGFQFRKVPNFHWGLYIFIGVLEVIISISLFSTPFASQIYMIIYAGIFMVFKGIFIVLNILFNRKIFPSLVDFSLGSGIIDLLFGILLVALPFFSQQFIFLCIAWYILFSGANLILSAFYFKRSQ; encoded by the coding sequence ATGCAAGAGTTTAATAAAAAAATTTTTACCTATCTTTTAGTAACAGGAATTCTATTTAGTTTAGTTGGAATTTTTGGAATTTTTAGTCCTACTATATTTTCAATATATCTTGTTGATATTTTGGCTGCATTTTTCTTAGTTAGTGGAGTTAAAAATTTTACTAAAGGATTTCAATTTAGAAAGGTACCAAACTTTCATTGGGGGCTTTATATTTTCATAGGTGTTTTAGAAGTTATTATCTCTATTTCACTATTTAGTACTCCTTTTGCAAGTCAAATATATATGATTATATATGCTGGTATTTTTATGGTATTTAAAGGAATTTTCATAGTATTAAATATTTTATTTAATAGAAAAATATTTCCAAGTTTAGTTGACTTTAGTTTAGGTTCTGGAATTATAGATTTGTTATTTGGTATTCTTTTAGTAGCATTACCATTTTTCTCACAACAATTTATATTCCTATGTATAGCTTGGTATATATTATTTAGTGGAGCAAATCTTATACTATCTGCTTTCTACTTTAAAAGATCACAGTAA
- a CDS encoding S66 peptidase family protein encodes MKKLKKGDTIGLVAPASSVNKEKLKDAIRNLKELGFNIKVGKSVEEVWYSFAGTDDERANDINEFFKDESVDAIMCVRGGYGGIRILSLLDYENIKKNPKPFIGYSDITSLHMAFLKKCELQTYHGPMAVSNFSKEYNLETLNDFLKVMDSDDNYEVKNFDEKIYFYNNLKGIGQLVGGNLAVLVSSLGTEYDIDYNNKILFLEDIGESTYKIDRMLWQLKNLDIFNKVSGVILGDFANCEKSSDDDMSLKDVFDNHFKTLKKPVCYNLKSGHCTPMLTLEFGKTIELDGEKEKIIVRK; translated from the coding sequence ATGAAAAAACTAAAAAAAGGAGATACAATAGGTTTAGTAGCTCCTGCAAGCAGTGTAAATAAAGAAAAGTTAAAAGATGCTATTAGAAACTTAAAAGAGTTAGGATTTAATATAAAGGTTGGAAAAAGTGTTGAAGAAGTTTGGTATTCTTTTGCTGGAACAGATGATGAAAGAGCAAATGATATCAATGAGTTTTTTAAAGATGAAAGTGTAGATGCTATAATGTGTGTTCGAGGAGGATATGGAGGTATTAGAATACTTTCTCTTCTTGATTATGAAAATATTAAGAAAAATCCAAAACCTTTTATAGGATATAGTGATATTACATCGTTACATATGGCTTTTTTAAAAAAATGTGAACTTCAAACATATCATGGACCAATGGCAGTAAGCAACTTTTCAAAAGAGTATAATCTAGAAACTTTAAATGATTTTCTTAAAGTTATGGATAGCGATGATAACTATGAAGTAAAAAACTTTGATGAAAAGATATATTTTTATAATAATTTAAAAGGAATAGGACAGTTAGTAGGAGGAAATTTAGCTGTATTAGTATCTAGTTTGGGAACAGAATATGATATAGATTACAACAATAAGATCTTGTTTTTAGAGGATATTGGAGAGTCAACATATAAAATTGATAGAATGCTGTGGCAGTTAAAGAATTTAGATATTTTTAATAAAGTTTCAGGAGTTATTTTAGGAGATTTTGCTAATTGTGAAAAATCTAGTGATGACGACATGTCTTTAAAGGATGTTTTTGATAATCATTTTAAAACTTTGAAAAAACCAGTATGCTATAATTTAAAATCTGGTCATTGTACTCCAATGCTAACTTTGGAATTTGGAAAAACAATAGAGTTGGATGGAGAAAAAGAAAAAATAATAGTTAGAAAATAA
- a CDS encoding spore maturation protein codes for MFTLIMEKISLYAIPVIILFIVSYAYFVKKVKVYEVFCDGAKEGFSTAIRIIPFLVAMLVAIGVFRSSGAIDVIIKYINPILEFIGMPGEVLPMAIMRPLSGGGSTGILNDIFITHGPDSMIGRMASVMMGSTETTFYVLAVYFGAVSIRKTRHAVVAGLLADIAGILAAVWICNLMFS; via the coding sequence ATGTTTACATTAATAATGGAAAAAATATCACTGTATGCAATTCCTGTGATTATATTATTTATAGTTTCTTATGCTTATTTTGTGAAAAAAGTCAAAGTGTATGAGGTATTTTGTGATGGAGCAAAAGAGGGGTTTTCAACAGCAATTAGAATTATTCCATTTTTAGTTGCTATGTTAGTGGCTATTGGAGTTTTTAGAAGTTCAGGAGCTATTGATGTAATAATAAAATATATTAATCCTATTTTAGAGTTTATAGGTATGCCAGGAGAGGTTTTACCAATGGCTATAATGAGACCTCTTTCAGGTGGAGGATCAACAGGAATTTTAAATGATATTTTTATAACTCATGGTCCAGATTCAATGATAGGAAGAATGGCGTCAGTTATGATGGGGTCTACAGAAACAACGTTTTATGTTTTAGCAGTATATTTTGGAGCTGTTAGTATTAGAAAAACAAGACATGCTGTTGTTGCAGGACTTTTAGCTGACATAGCTGGAATCTTAGCAGCAGTATGGATTTGTAATCTTATGTTTAGTTAA